The following coding sequences lie in one Kamptonema formosum PCC 6407 genomic window:
- a CDS encoding GatB/YqeY domain-containing protein, whose translation MTLRERIDADIKTAMKSKEKVRLETVRSIKKVLLEKEVSARPEALTEAQEMEVLVQIAKQRRDSIEQYSKAGRQDLVEQEAAELAIIEEYLPAQMSDTEVSTILDEIIVSVGATSAKDMGKVMGAAMQQLKGKADGKKIQEMVKAKLNG comes from the coding sequence ATGACTTTAAGAGAACGCATTGACGCGGATATCAAAACCGCGATGAAGTCTAAAGAGAAAGTGCGCCTGGAAACAGTCCGCAGTATTAAGAAAGTTTTGCTAGAAAAAGAAGTTAGTGCCCGCCCGGAAGCGCTGACGGAAGCTCAAGAAATGGAGGTTTTGGTACAAATAGCCAAGCAGCGACGGGACTCTATTGAGCAGTACAGCAAAGCTGGTCGCCAGGATTTGGTAGAACAAGAAGCCGCTGAACTCGCCATTATTGAAGAATATTTGCCCGCACAAATGTCTGACACTGAGGTGAGTACGATACTTGATGAGATTATTGTCTCTGTAGGTGCTACGTCGGCCAAGGATATGGGCAAGGTGATGGGTGCTGCCATGCAGCAGCTTAAAGGTAAAGCCGATGGCAAGAAAATTCAAGAAATGGTGAAAGCGAAGCTAAATGGCTAG
- a CDS encoding serine/threonine-protein kinase — MQPPIPIGTTLQNRYHLLSILGQGGFGRTYLAEDRGRFQERCALKEFIPIQSGTHAIEKSKELFQREAAVLYQIQHPQIPQFRANFEENQRLFLVQDYVEGKTYRRLLQERKASGNNFSEAEVQVFLRQMLPVLAHIHAKGIIHRDIAPDNIILRNSDQLPVLIDFGVVKELATRVQGTDPALPATSVGKIGYAPVEQMQTGRANPSSDLYALAVSAIVLLTGREPQELLEENTLIWNWQRWTQVSLGFAYVLNRMLSRQPGDRFQSVSEVAQALDGQANPSFQPQTPASTPTPARSNVSQVATVAVGRKPDPASPTPGQQHKPDPAIAPSTDSFWDNSMAATALGAVLVILTGFGSWALVSSFLNSQGEKPSPKPSIFVSPTPTPTRTPTPTSTLTPTPTPTPKSDPTLEPIPEPTLEPIPEPTLEPTPEPTLEPTPEPTLEPTPEPTPEPTPEPTPEPKPTPSPKPTPSPTPKPSPTPKPSPSPEPSPTPTPEPSPTPIPEPSPTPIPEPSPTPIPEPSPTPISEPSPSPEPNSSNIPPPSDNPTEPPSPSL; from the coding sequence ATGCAACCGCCTATTCCCATTGGGACTACCCTACAAAACCGCTACCACTTGCTCAGTATCTTGGGTCAAGGGGGGTTCGGCCGCACCTATTTAGCAGAAGATCGAGGGCGTTTTCAAGAACGCTGCGCTCTTAAGGAATTTATTCCCATTCAAAGCGGTACTCATGCCATAGAGAAATCTAAAGAGCTGTTTCAAAGGGAAGCGGCGGTACTTTATCAAATTCAGCACCCGCAAATTCCCCAGTTTCGGGCAAATTTTGAAGAGAATCAGCGCTTGTTCTTGGTGCAGGATTATGTTGAGGGGAAGACCTACCGTCGGCTGCTGCAAGAGCGTAAGGCAAGTGGGAATAATTTCTCGGAAGCAGAGGTGCAGGTGTTCCTGCGGCAAATGCTGCCGGTGCTGGCTCACATTCACGCTAAGGGGATTATCCACCGGGATATTGCACCGGACAATATTATTTTGCGAAATAGCGACCAACTCCCAGTGCTGATTGATTTTGGGGTGGTGAAGGAATTAGCGACTAGGGTACAAGGAACCGATCCGGCTCTCCCAGCAACCAGTGTGGGAAAAATCGGCTATGCACCTGTGGAACAAATGCAAACGGGACGGGCAAATCCGAGCAGCGATCTCTACGCTTTGGCGGTGAGTGCGATCGTTTTGCTGACGGGGAGGGAGCCGCAAGAACTGCTGGAGGAAAATACGCTGATCTGGAATTGGCAAAGGTGGACGCAGGTGAGTTTGGGTTTTGCTTATGTGTTAAATCGGATGTTGAGCCGTCAACCTGGCGATCGCTTTCAGTCTGTAAGCGAAGTTGCTCAAGCTTTAGATGGACAGGCTAATCCCAGTTTTCAACCTCAAACTCCCGCTTCTACCCCTACCCCGGCGAGGTCGAATGTCTCCCAAGTAGCAACGGTAGCGGTGGGGCGCAAGCCCGATCCTGCTAGTCCCACTCCTGGCCAACAGCATAAACCCGACCCTGCGATCGCACCCTCCACTGATTCTTTCTGGGATAACTCAATGGCTGCGACGGCGCTGGGTGCGGTATTAGTAATCTTGACGGGATTTGGTTCTTGGGCTTTGGTAAGTTCATTTTTGAACAGTCAGGGAGAGAAACCATCACCGAAACCTTCAATATTTGTTAGTCCAACTCCGACTCCGACTCGAACTCCTACACCCACTTCTACTCTGACTCCCACTCCTACTCCGACTCCTAAATCTGACCCAACCCTAGAACCAATACCAGAACCGACCCTAGAACCAATACCAGAACCAACTCTAGAACCAACGCCAGAACCAACTCTAGAACCAACGCCAGAACCAACTCTAGAACCGACACCAGAACCAACGCCAGAACCAACGCCAGAACCAACGCCAGAACCGAAACCAACACCATCTCCCAAACCAACACCATCTCCGACTCCTAAGCCATCTCCGACTCCTAAGCCATCTCCATCTCCTGAGCCATCTCCGACCCCGACTCCTGAGCCATCTCCGACCCCGATTCCTGAGCCATCTCCGACCCCGATTCCTGAGCCATCTCCGACCCCGATTCCTGAGCCATCTCCGACCCCCATTTCTGAGCCATCTCCATCTCCTGAGCCAAATTCGAGTAATATTCCGCCTCCATCGGATAATCCTACTGAACCCCCTTCACCATCTCTATAG
- the bioD gene encoding dethiobiotin synthase, giving the protein MSTLLITGTDTDAGKTVLTCALAAYWQRYCCDREVGQRHRSLGILKLLQTGTGDRELYSRLFSLNQSPQELNPLHFSAPLAPPIAAEREGRRVELELVWNALLSLQEQRDFVLVEALGGLGSPVTHELTVADLARDWRMSAVLVVPIRLGAIAQAVANTALARLTGVKLKGIVLNCVKPCSNQEIADWTPIDLIESLTQIPVLGILPHLDDPTDLAKLAQVASELDLERLMPIVNALSTSKFK; this is encoded by the coding sequence ATGAGTACATTACTTATTACTGGAACTGATACGGATGCGGGGAAAACGGTGTTGACTTGTGCTCTGGCTGCTTATTGGCAGAGGTATTGCTGCGATCGCGAAGTCGGCCAAAGGCATCGCAGTTTAGGAATTTTGAAGCTTTTGCAAACTGGAACTGGCGATCGCGAACTTTACAGCCGTTTATTTTCCCTTAACCAATCCCCACAAGAACTCAACCCTCTCCACTTCAGTGCGCCGTTAGCGCCTCCGATCGCTGCTGAACGGGAAGGTAGGCGTGTAGAATTAGAACTGGTCTGGAATGCCCTATTAAGCTTGCAGGAGCAGCGAGATTTTGTGTTGGTTGAGGCGTTAGGAGGATTGGGTTCTCCTGTAACTCATGAATTGACAGTAGCTGATTTAGCAAGAGATTGGCGGATGAGCGCGGTTTTAGTTGTGCCAATCAGATTGGGTGCGATCGCGCAAGCCGTAGCGAATACTGCCCTTGCCAGACTAACTGGTGTTAAGCTCAAAGGTATTGTCCTCAATTGTGTCAAGCCTTGCTCAAACCAAGAAATTGCGGATTGGACACCAATTGATTTAATTGAATCTTTGACTCAGATTCCGGTGTTGGGGATTCTGCCGCACCTTGATGACCCCACAGACCTTGCTAAATTAGCACAAGTAGCTTCAGAATTAGATTTAGAGCGGTTAATGCCTATAGTCAATGCGCTTTCCACTTCAAAATTTAAATAG
- a CDS encoding M20 metallopeptidase family protein: protein MVSTFPSLNSVEASQLRFEIRALQPKLVEWRRRLHQRPELGFTEQLTAEFISHKLQEWGIKNQIGIAKTGIVATIDSGKPGPVLAIRADIDALPIQEENEVCYRSQHDGIMHACGHDGHTAIALGTAYYLANHREDFKGTVKIIFQPAEEGPGGAQPMIEAGVLKNPDVDAIIGLHLWNNLPLGTLGVRSGALMAAVEIFECTIFGKGGHGAMPHQTVDSIVVASQIVNALQTIVARNVDPIDSAVVTVGEFHAGTAHNVIADTAQLSGTVRYFNPKYQEQRFFDKRVEQVIAGICQSHGASYKLNYYSLYPPVINDAKIADLVRRVAESVVETPAGVVPECQTMGGEDMSFFLQAVPGCYFFLGSANPDKNLAYPHHHPRFDFDETALGMGVEMFVRCVEKFCN from the coding sequence ATGGTTTCAACTTTTCCGAGCTTAAATTCCGTTGAAGCATCGCAATTACGGTTTGAAATTCGAGCATTACAACCTAAGTTAGTAGAATGGCGACGACGACTGCACCAACGTCCTGAACTTGGTTTTACAGAACAATTAACGGCTGAATTTATCTCCCATAAATTGCAAGAATGGGGAATAAAAAATCAAATAGGTATTGCTAAAACCGGAATTGTCGCAACCATTGACAGCGGTAAACCCGGGCCAGTTTTAGCAATTCGCGCTGATATAGACGCTTTGCCAATCCAAGAAGAAAATGAAGTATGCTATCGTTCTCAGCATGACGGAATTATGCACGCTTGCGGGCACGATGGTCACACTGCAATTGCCCTGGGTACTGCCTACTATCTCGCCAATCACCGAGAAGATTTCAAAGGTACAGTTAAGATTATATTCCAGCCAGCAGAAGAAGGGCCAGGAGGCGCACAGCCAATGATTGAAGCGGGAGTTTTAAAGAATCCCGATGTCGATGCAATCATTGGTTTGCATCTATGGAACAATCTTCCTTTAGGTACATTAGGTGTTCGTAGTGGCGCGTTAATGGCGGCAGTAGAAATTTTTGAATGTACAATTTTTGGTAAAGGTGGACACGGTGCAATGCCACACCAAACCGTTGATTCAATTGTTGTCGCCTCTCAAATTGTCAATGCTTTACAAACGATTGTAGCTCGTAATGTCGATCCAATTGATTCGGCAGTAGTAACAGTTGGTGAATTTCATGCTGGTACTGCCCATAATGTCATTGCTGATACAGCACAACTCAGCGGTACGGTACGATATTTTAATCCGAAATATCAAGAGCAAAGATTTTTTGATAAACGAGTAGAACAGGTAATCGCAGGGATTTGTCAAAGTCACGGAGCGAGTTATAAACTGAATTATTACTCTCTATATCCACCAGTAATTAATGATGCAAAAATAGCAGATTTAGTAAGAAGAGTAGCTGAATCTGTTGTAGAAACGCCAGCGGGAGTAGTGCCAGAATGTCAAACTATGGGCGGCGAGGATATGTCATTCTTTCTCCAAGCTGTACCTGGTTGTTATTTCTTTTTGGGTTCGGCAAATCCAGATAAAAATTTAGCTTATCCTCACCATCATCCCCGTTTTGACTTTGATGAAACTGCCTTGGGTATGGGAGTAGAAATGTTTGTAAGGTGTGTAGAAAAGTTTTGCAATTAG
- a CDS encoding FAD-dependent oxidoreductase, giving the protein MHQLSDPKVKDLVLIGGGHSHVIVLKMFGIKPLPRVRLTLISDVSHTPYSGMLPGHVAGFYDEDECHIDLRSLSQFAQAQIFIDKAIALDFDKNQVICSNHPPINFNLLSIDIGSTPNTLSVAGAAAYAIPAKPVPEFLANWNQLIKERQNYQKPLCIAIVGGGAGGVELALNMQSRLLATDAINFQNISKQNISKQIDNLSVESVSKSVVKFHLFHRDRELTIGHNQRVRRRLKEILISRDIKLHLGETVCEIQKNNLNLPITNYQLPITNYQLPITNYQIHCESGLTLECDRIFWVTQASAPNWIKASGLSTDYKGFIQVNDYLQSVSHPHIFAAGDIATMVNHPRPKAGVFAVRQGKPLFENLQRLLLEKPLKAFVPQKQYLGLIGTGNKSAIASRGPLMWESPLLWRWKDWIDRKFMKKFSNL; this is encoded by the coding sequence ATGCACCAACTTTCAGACCCAAAAGTTAAAGATTTAGTGCTAATTGGCGGTGGTCACAGTCATGTAATTGTGCTGAAAATGTTCGGCATTAAACCGCTACCAAGGGTACGTCTAACTCTGATTAGTGATGTCTCTCATACTCCCTATTCGGGGATGCTTCCTGGTCACGTCGCGGGCTTCTACGATGAGGATGAATGCCATATCGATTTGCGATCGCTTTCTCAATTTGCCCAAGCCCAAATTTTTATTGACAAAGCAATTGCCCTAGACTTTGACAAAAATCAAGTAATATGTAGCAATCATCCCCCTATAAATTTTAACCTACTTTCCATTGATATTGGCAGTACCCCAAACACTCTCTCAGTAGCGGGTGCAGCAGCTTATGCAATTCCCGCCAAACCAGTACCAGAGTTTTTAGCTAACTGGAATCAGTTAATAAAAGAGAGGCAAAATTATCAAAAACCGCTTTGCATTGCCATAGTTGGCGGCGGTGCGGGCGGTGTAGAACTAGCCTTAAATATGCAATCTCGTTTGTTAGCAACTGATGCTATTAATTTCCAGAATATATCTAAGCAAAATATATCTAAGCAAATAGATAATTTATCTGTTGAATCTGTCAGCAAATCGGTGGTAAAATTTCACTTATTCCATCGAGATCGAGAACTGACGATCGGTCATAACCAGCGAGTACGCCGCCGCCTTAAAGAAATTCTTATTAGTCGGGATATTAAATTACATTTAGGTGAAACAGTATGTGAAATACAAAAAAACAACTTAAATTTACCAATTACCAATTACCAATTACCAATTACCAATTACCAGCTACCAATTACCAATTACCAAATCCACTGCGAATCAGGTTTAACATTGGAATGCGATCGCATTTTTTGGGTGACGCAAGCCTCAGCACCTAATTGGATAAAAGCATCGGGTTTATCTACTGATTACAAAGGGTTTATTCAAGTTAATGACTATCTGCAATCGGTTTCTCATCCTCACATATTTGCCGCAGGTGATATCGCTACAATGGTTAATCATCCGCGTCCCAAAGCAGGAGTATTTGCTGTACGCCAAGGTAAGCCGCTATTTGAAAATTTGCAGCGATTATTATTAGAAAAACCCCTGAAAGCCTTTGTCCCACAGAAACAATATCTCGGACTAATTGGTACTGGAAATAAAAGTGCGATCGCATCTCGCGGCCCTCTGATGTGGGAATCACCCTTATTGTGGCGCTGGAAAGATTGGATCGATCGCAAATTCATGAAAAAATTCAGCAATTTATAG
- the tatC gene encoding twin-arginine translocase subunit TatC → MTLPSNPETPEQGSDNNFSPATPENLSIATTTDVAIEPRNLEGEYLDELPDEVEMSLFDHLEELRQRIFYSVLAVAGGMIGCFLTIKPIVQLLEIPANGVKFLQLAPGEFFFVSLKVAGYSGLLVASPFILYQIAMFVLPGLTRRERRLMGPVFLGSSVLFIGGLVFSYLLLIPAALNFFVNYGEGVVEQLWSIDKYFEFVLLLMFSTGLAFEIPIVQVILGILGIVSSGQMLSGWRYVILGAAVLGAVLTPSTDPLTQTLLGGAVLCLYFGGIGLVKLLGR, encoded by the coding sequence ATGACGCTGCCTTCTAACCCGGAGACACCCGAACAGGGTTCGGACAATAACTTCTCACCCGCCACCCCAGAAAATCTAAGTATTGCAACGACTACTGACGTTGCGATCGAACCTCGCAACCTAGAAGGGGAATATCTCGACGAACTCCCTGATGAGGTAGAGATGTCGCTATTTGACCATTTGGAGGAATTGCGACAGCGAATCTTTTATTCGGTGCTTGCTGTTGCTGGGGGTATGATCGGTTGTTTTCTGACCATTAAACCGATCGTACAACTACTAGAAATCCCGGCAAATGGCGTGAAATTTCTACAATTAGCTCCGGGAGAATTTTTCTTTGTCTCGCTGAAAGTAGCTGGTTACAGCGGTTTATTGGTTGCTAGCCCCTTCATACTCTACCAGATAGCAATGTTTGTCTTACCAGGCTTGACTCGCCGCGAGCGGAGGTTGATGGGGCCTGTTTTCTTGGGGTCTAGTGTTTTATTTATAGGTGGATTGGTTTTTTCTTACTTGCTGTTAATTCCCGCTGCGTTAAATTTCTTTGTTAACTATGGGGAGGGTGTGGTCGAGCAGTTGTGGTCAATTGACAAATATTTTGAATTTGTACTACTGCTCATGTTCAGCACTGGTTTAGCTTTTGAAATCCCGATAGTTCAAGTGATATTGGGTATTTTAGGGATTGTTTCTTCGGGACAAATGCTTTCAGGTTGGCGATACGTGATTCTAGGTGCTGCTGTTTTAGGAGCAGTTTTAACACCTTCTACTGACCCTCTAACTCAAACTCTTTTAGGGGGTGCTGTTCTTTGCCTTTACTTTGGGGGAATCGGTTTGGTGAAGCTTTTAGGGCGATGA
- a CDS encoding CHAT domain-containing protein translates to MRKIKLFYFLLLNLFLLSFLLSLSIPLTFAQNSSTDVLEYPTMRNLLDAGNYAEAVDRIEQDWENQYQSYFKENFSTQPQTADQIAQTLSRLAVQTKKKPALIYILPRADQLELLLLTPDRPPFRQSVPAAKREALLPVVKDFISQITNPRKINTTSYLSTAQQLYEWIIAPLELNLQAQKIDTLLFCVGSGLRTLPLSALHDGTRFLTEKYSIARIPAFKFTESKYADLKSSKVLAMGASDFSNFSDQQPLPAVPLELKTIAQLWPGESFLNEDFTLVNLQSERLRQRFGIIHLATHAEFKAGTPNNSYIQFWDTPLRLDQMRQLGWNNPPVELLVLSACRTALGDKDVELGFAGLAVQAGVKSALASVWYVSDAGTLALMSEFYHQLRTAPIKAEALRQAQIAMIQGKVRLENGQLQSSRGGVILPPEFAEIGNENLSHPYYWAAFSMIGSPW, encoded by the coding sequence ATGCGTAAAATCAAACTTTTCTACTTTTTACTCCTTAATTTGTTCTTGTTGAGCTTTTTGTTGAGCTTAAGTATTCCCCTGACTTTTGCTCAAAACAGTAGCACAGATGTGCTTGAATATCCGACAATGAGAAATCTTCTGGATGCAGGAAACTATGCTGAGGCTGTAGACCGCATCGAGCAAGATTGGGAAAATCAATATCAGTCATATTTTAAAGAAAATTTCTCAACTCAGCCACAGACTGCTGACCAAATAGCACAAACTCTTTCTCGTCTCGCTGTTCAAACTAAGAAAAAGCCCGCTCTAATCTATATTCTCCCCCGCGCAGATCAACTGGAATTACTATTACTCACTCCCGATCGCCCTCCCTTCCGCCAAAGTGTACCCGCAGCTAAACGCGAGGCTTTGCTTCCAGTTGTTAAAGACTTTATTTCTCAAATTACTAATCCGAGGAAAATCAATACTACTAGCTATTTAAGCACTGCTCAGCAACTTTACGAGTGGATAATTGCACCTCTGGAATTAAATTTACAAGCTCAAAAGATTGATACATTACTTTTTTGTGTTGGTAGTGGACTGCGTACTTTACCTCTGTCAGCTTTGCATGACGGCACTCGTTTTCTCACAGAAAAGTACAGTATAGCTCGCATTCCTGCTTTCAAATTTACAGAATCTAAGTATGCTGACCTCAAAAGCTCGAAAGTTTTAGCAATGGGGGCATCAGATTTTTCTAATTTTTCCGATCAACAACCTTTACCGGCTGTACCATTAGAATTAAAGACAATTGCTCAATTGTGGCCGGGTGAATCTTTTCTCAATGAAGATTTTACTTTAGTTAATTTACAGTCGGAGCGGTTGCGGCAACGTTTTGGTATTATTCATTTAGCAACCCATGCAGAGTTTAAGGCGGGAACTCCTAATAATTCCTATATTCAGTTTTGGGATACTCCCTTACGTTTAGATCAAATGAGGCAGTTGGGTTGGAATAATCCGCCTGTGGAACTGTTAGTTTTGAGTGCTTGTCGCACTGCTTTAGGTGATAAGGATGTGGAGTTAGGATTTGCGGGTTTAGCGGTACAGGCGGGTGTGAAATCGGCTTTAGCTAGTGTTTGGTATGTTAGCGATGCCGGGACTTTAGCCTTGATGAGCGAATTTTACCATCAGTTGCGGACTGCACCTATTAAGGCTGAGGCGTTGCGGCAGGCTCAAATTGCGATGATTCAGGGTAAAGTGCGTTTGGAAAATGGTCAGTTACAAAGTTCTAGAGGTGGGGTGATTTTACCGCCTGAGTTTGCAGAAATTGGGAACGAAAATCTATCTCATCCTTACTATTGGGCGGCTTTTAGTATGATTGGAAGTCCTTGGTAA
- the pirA gene encoding arginine synthesis PII-interacting regulator PirA, which translates to MNRIGQRNLTKVAETHRANLHKRLLHRLDVAKANGDENLIRILEDEMRKL; encoded by the coding sequence ATGAACAGAATTGGCCAAAGAAACTTGACAAAGGTAGCTGAAACCCACCGTGCAAACCTCCACAAGAGACTGCTGCATCGCTTAGACGTAGCCAAAGCTAACGGTGATGAAAATTTAATCCGCATCCTAGAAGATGAAATGAGAAAGCTTTAA
- a CDS encoding TldD/PmbA family protein, producing MQEHLAEAIASFSDRVDYLEIRTEQSESTAISFRGPQLDGVNRSFSLAGGIRACHKGGWSFVTFNGLAELKNRIEEAISQAHLVGTETTKLAEVTPIQDYVAVEFGRDPRTVSLEEKRSLMQNYNQILLDFDPRIQTTMIGYSDRFGITYFVNSQGTSIAQERLDVTGRFGAIARGEDGVVRQGFESIHSRSDYNVLANVEDQVKSAALRAVKQLEAKPVKGGQYTVILDPYLSGVFIHEAFGHLSEADGIYENPRMQELLTLGKPLAIAQLNVVDDATLPGLPGTLKYDDEGVPAQCKYLIKDGVLTTRMHNRETAGKMGEVPTGNARALSAGYPPIVRMTNTAIASGEHSLEEMLADIEEGVYAVRMLGGQTNGEMFTFAAAEGYMIRNGRLAEPVSDVTLTGNVFQTLKDIEAIGNDSVYAYGGCGKGGQGGLPVSVGGPHLRIKNVVVGGR from the coding sequence ATGCAAGAGCATTTGGCGGAGGCGATCGCATCCTTTAGCGATCGCGTGGATTATCTCGAAATTCGCACTGAACAGAGCGAGTCAACGGCAATTAGTTTTCGCGGCCCGCAGTTGGATGGCGTTAACCGCAGTTTTTCCCTCGCTGGCGGCATCCGCGCCTGTCATAAGGGGGGATGGAGTTTTGTGACTTTCAATGGCTTAGCTGAGTTAAAAAACCGCATTGAGGAAGCTATTTCTCAAGCTCATTTAGTGGGTACAGAAACTACTAAGTTGGCAGAAGTTACCCCCATTCAAGATTATGTTGCTGTGGAATTTGGTCGCGATCCGCGCACTGTATCTCTGGAAGAAAAGCGCTCTTTGATGCAGAATTATAATCAAATCTTGCTGGATTTTGACCCGCGAATTCAGACGACGATGATAGGTTACAGCGATCGCTTTGGGATTACTTATTTTGTCAATTCTCAAGGTACTTCTATCGCTCAAGAACGCTTGGATGTGACGGGGCGTTTTGGCGCGATCGCGCGGGGAGAAGATGGTGTCGTCCGCCAAGGTTTTGAGTCGATCCACTCGCGCTCGGATTACAATGTTCTGGCGAATGTTGAAGACCAAGTGAAATCCGCCGCACTCAGAGCTGTTAAGCAGTTGGAGGCAAAACCGGTTAAGGGCGGTCAATACACTGTAATTTTAGATCCCTACCTTTCCGGCGTGTTTATTCACGAAGCTTTCGGTCATTTGTCGGAAGCTGACGGTATTTACGAAAATCCTAGAATGCAGGAGTTACTAACTCTGGGAAAACCGTTAGCAATTGCACAGTTAAATGTGGTTGATGATGCAACTTTGCCGGGACTTCCCGGAACTCTAAAATACGATGATGAAGGTGTACCAGCACAGTGCAAGTATTTAATTAAAGATGGAGTTTTGACGACAAGAATGCACAATCGCGAAACTGCCGGCAAAATGGGTGAAGTACCAACGGGAAATGCTCGTGCTTTGAGTGCAGGTTATCCCCCAATTGTGAGAATGACGAATACTGCGATCGCATCAGGCGAACATTCTTTAGAAGAGATGCTTGCTGATATTGAGGAAGGCGTTTATGCAGTGCGGATGTTAGGCGGACAAACCAATGGGGAAATGTTTACCTTCGCGGCGGCGGAAGGTTATATGATCCGTAATGGTCGTTTGGCTGAACCTGTAAGCGATGTGACGCTGACGGGAAATGTGTTTCAGACGTTAAAAGATATTGAGGCGATCGGTAATGACTCGGTTTATGCTTACGGCGGTTGCGGGAAAGGTGGTCAAGGTGGCTTACCCGTGAGTGTCGGCGGCCCCCATTTGCGGATTAAAAATGTCGTCGTCGGGGGACGTTAG